A genomic window from Elaeis guineensis isolate ETL-2024a chromosome 3, EG11, whole genome shotgun sequence includes:
- the LOC105041772 gene encoding pectinesterase 31 codes for MSRRVMRVAADGSGDFRTVQEAIDAVPLSNRVRTVIQVAPGFYREAVYVPKTKNFITLAASQPETTILSWDNTANRINHHQSSRVIGTGTFGCGSTIVEGGDFIAENITFENSAPQGSGQAVALRATADRCAFYNCRFLGWQDTLYLHHGKQYLRDCYIEGSVDFIFGNSTALLEHCHIHCKAAGFITAQSRKSSQEPTGYVFLRCVITGTSSSSYSYLGRPWGPFGRVVFAYTWIDCCVKPVGWHNWDKPENERNACFYEYRCFGPGCCPSNRVTWCRELLDEEAEQFLQHSFIDPDPERPWLVQRMAVKIPVSA; via the exons ATGTCGCGTCGGGTGATGAGGGTAGCGGCGGACGGGAGCGGGGACTTCCGGACCGTCCAGGAGGCGATCGATGCGGTGCCGCTGTCGAACCGGGTGCGGACGGTGATCCAGGTGGCGCCGGGGTTCTACCGGGAGGCGGTGTACGTGCCCAAGACCAAGAACTTCATCACCCTCGCCGCCTCCCAGCCCGAGACCACCATCCTCTCCTGGGACAACACCGCCAACCGCATCAACCACCACCAG TCATCTCGTGTGATCGGCACGGGGACCTTCGGATGTGGGAGCACCATTGTCGAAGGAGGAGACTTCATTGCCGAGAATATCACCTTCGAGAATTCTGCCCCCCAG GGTTCGGGGCAGGCTGTGGCGCTCCGAGCGACGGCGGACCGATGTGCCTTTTATAATTGCAGGTTTCTTGGATGGCAG GATACCTTGTATTTGCATCATGGAAAACAGTATCTGAGAGATTGTTATATCGAAGGAAGTGTGGACTTCATCTTCGGGAATTCTACTGCCCTGCTGGAACATTGTCATATCCATTGCAAGGCTGCAGGATTTATAACTGCTCAAAGTAGGAAATCTTCCCAAGAACCAACTGGCTATGTGTTTTTAAG ATGCGTTATTACCGGAACTAGCAGCAGTTCATATTCATATCTTGGGCGGCCATGGGGTCCTTTTGGAAGAGTTGTTTTTGCATACACATGGATAGATTGCTGTGTTAAACCTGTTGGGTGGCATAACTGGGACAAGCCTGAGAATGAGAGAAATGCCTGTTTTTATGAGTACAG ATGCTTTGGGCCAGGTTGCTGCCCTTCGAACCGAGTTACATGGTGTAGAGAATTGCTTGATGAGGAAGCTGAACAGTTTCTCCAGCACTCATTTATTGACCCAGATCCGGAGAGGCCTTGGCTTGTTCAGAGAATGGCAGTCAAAATACCAGTATCTGCATGA
- the LOC105041771 gene encoding transmembrane emp24 domain-containing protein p24delta7: MEPGIGGSAVLRLALALAVASLLASPTRSLHFDLQSGKPKCITEDIKLRAMAVGKYTVVKPDGSSTLPDSHRIIARISSPKGNVIHSADKVESGNFAFNALEAGDYLACFWTPVHEPPVTVTLDLDWRTGVATKDWTNIAKKEHLDVMQLELFKLRDTIQSIHDEMFSLRSREEEMHEMNIITTFGMAWLSLLSLVVCLSVAGLQFWHLKTFFERKKLL; encoded by the exons TCTCTCTTGGCCTCGCCCACCCGATCCCTCCACTTCGACCTCCAATCGGGCAAACCCAAGTGCATCACCGAGGACATCAAGCTCCGCGCCATGGCCGTCGGCAAGTACACCGTCGTCAAACCCGACGGCTCTAGCACACTTCCCGACTCCCACCGCATCATCGCCCGG ATTTCGTCGCCCAAGGGGAATGTCATCCACTCCGCGGATAAAGTGGAGTCGGGGAATTTTGCTTTCAATGCGTTGGAGGCTGGGGATTACTTGGCGTGCTTTTGGACGCCTGTCCACGAGCCGCCCGTCACGGTGACGCTCGATTTGGACTGGAGGACTGGCGTCGCCACCAAAGACTGGACAAATATTGCTAAGAAGGAGCATCTTGAT GTCATGCAGCTGGAGTTGTTTAAACTGAGGGATACCATTCAGTCAAtccatgatgagatgttctctcttcGTTCAAG GGAGGAAGAAATGCACGAAATGAACATAATAACGACTTTTGGGATGGCATGGCTAAGTTTGCTTTCACTCGTTGTATGTTTATCGGTGGCAGGCTTGCAGTTCTGGCATCTAAAGACCTTCTTTGAGAGAAAGAAGCTGCTCTAA